The genomic window GGGCGTCCCCGGGCAGGATCGCCGCCTCGCCCAGGGCCGTGCGGTCCACGGCCTCGAGATCCCTCAGCATCTTGTCGGTCTTCTTCTCGAAGAGTTCCCGCACGGGCGCGTCTTCCTTGGGCACGGCCGAGCCGAACGCGTGGGCCGTCAACTTGAGGTTGCCGACCGGCCGCAGGATGGCCGCGAGCGCCAGCAGCAGCAGGTCCCGGGCGGGGCCCGGGCGTTCCTGGAAGATGGCCTCTCGCAAGGCGACGACCTTGCGCGCCACGCGCGGCGCGATCCAGGTGTCGGCCCGCGGCAGATCGGGCAGGTCGGCCGGCGGGGCGTCGGCGAGATCGCCGACCCGATCGAGTACGCGCTCGCGCAACGTCTCGAAGAGATCGGGATGCGTGTCGACCGCGAGCTTGGCCCGGGCCGCCCAGGCGAGGAACGGGTTGGCCTCGACGCCCACGGCCCGCATCCCCCGGAGCTTGGCCAGCAGGGCGGTCGTGCCCGTGCCGCTGAACGGATCCAGCAGGACGGCGTCCCGTCCCAGGCCGCATTCGGCCACGGCCTGATCGACGAGCGGCGCCGAGAAGGCTTCGGGCATCAGGTACCAGTCGAGCGCGGGGAGCGCATCGTTGTGGGCCGCGGTCGTCAGGGACACGCCGCGAGTATATCGAAGCCCCCCCGCCTGGCGCCGTGACAGGCGCCCGTTGACTTCCGGCCCGAAACATCGCTTCATTACGGAATTGGAAGGAGGGGGTCATGGAAGAGAAGCGCGACGAGATGAAGGGCGAGATGGCCGTCCGCGAGGCGGGGAAACTCGGCGGCGAGAAGGTCAAGGAGGAACGAGGCCCGGAGTTCTACTCGGAAATAGGCCAAAAGGGCGGAGAGAAGGTCAAGGAAGAGCGTGGCCCGGAGTTCTACTCGGAAATCGGCCACAAGGGCGGCCAGCGCGTGCGCGAATTGATCGAGCGCGGCAAGGAGGCCGAGGAAGAGAGCTGATTCAGGAAACCGCGACGGAAGCCAGCTCGGGCACCGGATCGAGCGTGGCGTAGAAGACGCCCCTCCGGTACCGGAAGCGCCCGAGCGCCGGCAAGTGCTGCCAGGCGGCAAGCACCTCGGCCACCACCCGATCGCCGAACGCCGGATCGTCGGTTTCCGCGTGCATGTGCACGATATCCAGCCGGAACCCCCATGTTCGCGGCGAGAAGTCCCACAGCGCTTCCGCCACGACGGGTATGTCGCGCATGACGCGCTGGTTCCGGCTTTCCACCACCTCCATGGTGTAGGTGCCCGACAGGCGCGCGTAGTTGTTGTGGACCAGTTCGATCTTGAGATTTCCGAGGCGCACTTCCGGGGTGCGGGCGAACCTCTCGCTGACGACGCGCTCCAGCGGTTCGCGATGGAGTATCGGGAAGCAATCGTCCACCAGTTCACTGACGGAGCGATACACCTGCCGCTCCAACGCGCGCAAACTGAATTTTTCAGGCCGCATCCCCATCCCCTATAGATCCTTCTATCCACGTTACGTATTCCCTCTTCACGCTTGCGCCACGTTATGTTGATTAAGCGGTCGGTCAAATGATCGTGACTCAGACATTACAGATGCAGCGCGCGGCGCCCGGGTGGTATAACCTTCCCGTGGCTGATGCCCCACGTTGGCTCGTCGTGCCAGTTGCCGACCTACTGGCCGATCTGTGGGTTTGGCCCGGCGGCTCGGAGTTCATCCAAGTCTACGTGGCGCGGCCCCTGCTGGCCGCCATCGCGGCCCAGGCCGCCTTCAAGCCGACCGAGATCGGCGGCTATCTGCTGGGCCGCCACTACATCCTGCGCGATGGGGAGGGGCGAGATCGCCACGTCACCATCATCATCAATTCCTACAAGGTGGAAGGCGCGGCCGGCTCGGAAGAGTTCAGCTTCGGGCAGGGAACGCGGGCGCGAGATCTCAAGGGCATCGCCGAGATCCCCGAACTCCGGGACCTGGAAATCGTGGGCTGGTACCACAGCCACCACAACCGGGGCGCCTACCTCTCGCCGTCGGTCGATCAGCCATTGCACCGGCGGTACTTCCCGGACGCCTACCAGGTCGCGTACGTCCTCGACATGCCGCGGCGCCAGGCGGGATTCTTCATCTGGGAGGGCGCCGAGTTGCTCGCCGGACCGGGGCAATGCCTCGCCCTGTTCGATCCCACCACGCTCGAGGTCACGGCCATCCGCAAGGGGGGCAAGCGAGCGGACAATACCTGGCTGCTGCGCATGATCGCCACCTGGACCAACGAGTCCCTCCGGGACGGGATGGTGGCCGTCGCGGCGCTCCTCCTGGGCCTGTCGGCATTCGTCTATGCATTCGGCAACCGGCCCTTCCTGGCATGGACCGTGCCCGGCACCCAGGAAATCCGCTGGGAGGCGACCGGCGGGCAGACCGCCCGGTACGAGCTATACCGCACCACCACCGCGCAGGCCAAACCGTCGGTCGGCTCGCCCTTTGCCCGCCCGGCCAAGGGCGAGCTGTCGCTGGATCTGGTGTCGCGGCGCAACCGCGCGCTCCTTGCGCCCGCGGACATCGGCCGGCGTTACTGGTACCGCGTCGCGGCCCTCGACGCCGCCGGCGTGCCGCTGCGCTGGTCGCGTCCCGTGCCTGTCGTGGTGCCGCTCAATCGGCCGCCATCGGCGCCCGAGGCTCGCTTCGAGGTCACCGACGCTCGCGACAAGGTGCGGCTGAAGATCGGCGGCGAGCAGGCGCCGGACGCGCTCGGGTACTGGCTGATCCGCGAGGGCCCCCTCACGACGAAGACCAACGCCGTCCTCAACGGCGGCAAGCCGGTAGACATGTCCCGGGGGCCGCGCGAGATCGAGGACTTGCCCCCGGAAGCCGGCGCCTACAGGTATCTCGCCATACCGCAGGACTGGTCGGGCAATTCCGGGTACCCCTGGGATTCGGCGGCGATCGCGGTGTCGGGCAGAAATCGCGGCTTCCTCGGGCTCTTCTAGACCATGAGCGACGAGCAGAATTACGTCGTCTTCGACGGCTCCAACAAGCCGATCGCCTGGCCCGCCGAACTCCACGGGAGCCCGACTCGCATCTTCAAGCAGAGCCGGTCGGGAGGCTGGGAGGCATTCCTCAAGGCCCTGGATGTGCCGCGGCAGGTCCGCGGCGTCATGATCGCGGCGCCTCCCCAGTCCCTGTCCATCATGGTCAGCGGCCTCAAGGCGCACTTCCCGCAGACCTTCCTCGACCTGATGAAGCTCACGCTCGTCCTGCTGACCGACGACGACGATTCCAAGCAGGTCGATCCCCTCAAGCGTCTCTACGGCTTCCGGACGCTCGTGCTGTCGGCCTGGACCGAGGACCACCTCATGGACTTCGTCGGCAACATCTTCCAGCCGCCGCTCGAGCAGTTGCCCGACGCGATGAACCTGGATCGCGAGATGGCCGCGACGCAGATGGCGGACTACTACTCGATGCTCGGCCTGCAGCGGGAGGCGACCCACAAGGAGATCAACGCGGCCTTGCACTACTACCGCGAGTACTGGGCCGAACGCGCTCGCAACCCCGAGACGCGGGCCAAGGCCGAGTACTCCCTCGCGCTCATTTCCCAGGCCGAGGGCCTCCTGTCCGAACCTGCCAAGCGCGAGCGCTACGACGCCGTGCTCGAGACCGTGCGCAACCAGCCGCGGGGCAAGGGCGCCAGGGGCACGCGGCGGCTCGAGGTGAGCCCTTCCGGCGAGGCCGTGTACCAGCCCACCGGCTGGACGCGCGACGGCGGCATCACCTCGCGCACCAAGGTCGAGGAGCACCGCACGCCCACGCGCCGAGAAGACAAGGATCCGGGCGTCTACCGGCCGCCGGCCTGGACCCGCGAGGAGCGCGAGAAGGATTTCGAGCGGCGGGCCAAGCAGGTCCCGGAGGAGAGGCCCAAGGACGACGACACGGTCTACCGCCCGCCGAGCTGGAGCCGCTGGGAGGAGATAGATGCGGCGTATCACGATCGGCCGACCGGCGACGAGGTGCCGGGCGGAGCCGCGACGCTCGACCTGCCGGACGGCCGCGTCGGAGACGAGGGCATCCTGCCGCCCGACGTCGACTCCCTGCCGGCGCTGGAGGCCACCCAGCCCGGCACGGAGGGCTTCGGGCCGGTGCGCGAGCTGCGCGACATCAGGCCCAAGGGCCCGCCCGCGCTGGATCCGGCCGATCCGGCCTCCGACTCCGTGGCCGCCGCGTACGACGACTACGACGACTTCTCGAACCTCCCGGGACTCGGGAAGCGCCGGGAGGATCCCGGCGGAGAGCCGTGGCCGCCGGTCGACTGGCCGCCCAAGGGCTGGGTGCAGCGAGAGTCCGCATTGATGGAAGACCAGGGCGGCGTTCCCCCCGAGGAGGATCATGCCCCCGTCGCGACCGAGGAGCCGCCGGATCTCGATGCGGCCGAGGTTGTCGCCGACGAGCCGGCCGAAGCGGACGCGGCGACGACCGCCGTGGCGGCCGAGCATGTCGGTACGGGCGTCATGCAGAAAGTCGCCCCCGCCGGAGTGGAGGTCGAGATCTGGGTCTCGAGCGTGCTTGCGCTCGAACCGGCGGCGGCGTTCCCCGCCGACGCGGGCGTGCTTATCGGCACGCGCTTCGAGGTCGGCGAGCGGCAGTACTACCTCGTGACCGGCACGTATTCGCTCGGCGGCAATCCCCCGGGCGAGCGAATCGGCCACTACGTGAAGACCAGGCCGGGAAACGTACCGGACGCGGCCGCCGCCCTCGAGGCCCTTGTCGGCCCGACCACGACGGTGGACGTGACGCTGGCGGTCGATCTGGAGTTCGGACACGGGCGGTTCTTCAAGGTCGGCGCCTCCAAGCGGCCGTATGCGGCGTCACCGGTCGTGCGGCTGACCACCTGGCAGACCGCGCCGACTGTGGGAGGCGACCGCCTGATCGACCTGGTGCGCCAGAACCGCTGGACCCTGCTGGCGCTCACCGGCATCGTGTTCCTGGGGCTTTTCACCTGGAGCCTCTACCATTCGCTGGGCGGGGTGACGGGCGACGGGCCGCCGCCGCTGGAGCGCCTCGAGGTGTCGAGCTACATCCGTGCCGACGGCGTGGTGCTCAAGTGGTCGGGCGCCTACGACAAGACGGCGGTCTACCGCGTCAACGCGGGGGACTCGACCGCACACTGGAAGCTGATAGGCCACTTTGCCGACCGGCGGCAGACGGCGCTCGATGCCGAACCGGTGCAGCGGCCCGGCCGGTGGCGTTACATCGTGGTCGCGACGACCAGCGATCCTCGCCGGACGCTGATCTCCGACGTCCAGGCGCTGGATGTCCGCTGATCCCGCCACCGTTCCGGTCGCGGTCCGCCGGCACCACGAGAGCGATCGGCCGCACCTCCTGCGCTTCCTCGAGATGGCGATGCTCGAGACCTATCCCGACCTGCGGGCACTCCCCCGATCGGAGCTGCGCGAACGGGTCGAAGCCGAGTTCGCCCATTACTTCGCGCTGCCGGACAAGGAGATCTGGGTGGCGGAAGCCCAGGGCGGTCAGGTGGCCGGGTGCCTCTGGGCGATGGCCTCGTATCACCCCGTCACGGGCCGGCGCGACCTGTTCATCGTGAACGTCGCGGTGGCGCCCGAGTTCCGGGGCCTGGGCCTGGCGCGGCGGCTCTTCGGCCTGGCGGTGGATGCGGCGAGCGCGGCGCACATCCCGTACGTGCGGCTGTTCGTGAATCCGGCCAACCAGGCTGCCTACCGGCTCTACGAGGAACTCGGTTTCGCGGCGCAGACGCACGAGATGCGGCTGGAGGTTCCCGGCCCGGCCTCGGACCCTCGTAAGTAGGAACCTGTTTCTCGCGGGTATAATCACCCGCCCGGAAAGGACTCCACATGGGTGGGTCACTCCCGGGACGAGCCCGGAGTTCCGTCGATATGTTCGCCGCGCTGATACTCGCCGTGGGCGTCTTGCTTGCGGCCGGAGTGGTGCTGGCGGGCGCTCCGCTCCTTTCCGAACGCCTGGGCCTCCACCCGATCGCGGCGGCGCGCGCGGCTCTCGCCTGCGGTCTCGGGACGGCCCTCGCCTTCTCGGCGGTGGCGGGGTTCTGGCTGCGCGGATGACGCCGCGACGCCTGGTCGCGGTCGGCCAGTTCGGCCGCTCCGTCAAGGACGCGGCACGGCGGCTCGGGATCGCGCTGCCGCCTTGCTTCGAAGCGGCGCCCGGCGACCCCGTCCCCGCGGCCGGAGCGGTGATCGTGCTGGATGCGGATCTGGTCGGGCCCGGGGACCTGGACGGCCGGCCGGCCCTGGTCGTGGCCGCGAGCCGGAGCGGCTCGCCGGCCGGACTCGCCGACGCCGAAATCGCGCTCAGGCGTGGCCCTGACGCGCCCGAAGGCGCGGCCGTGCTGCTTGGCGCCCTGCTCGAAGCCGAAGCGCCGGATCTCGGAGCGGCGTACCGCGCCTCGGTCCACCGCCTGGCGCTGGAGCCCGATCGCCCCCGCCGTGACTGCGCGCATCTCCTGGCCGCCCGCACGGCGCAGCGCTTGCTGGCCGAGGACGGAGTCTCCGCGCCGGCGGCCCAGGCGGCGTGGTCGCCGCTCCTGCGGGCGATCGCCGGGGAGGCCCCGCCGGTGCCGGCGCGGTTCGCTTCGCTATTCCGCGTCCAGGAGACCTTCGCGGCGGGCGCCATCCGCGCCCGCGACTTGCCGGGCGCCGTCCGGGACGCCCTGGCCGCGGTGCTCGATTCGCCACCCCCCGCCATATCCCTCGCGACCCTGGCGGCCGACCTGGACCGGGCGCTCGGCCTGGCGGTCGTGGCAGGCGGCCTGGCCGCTGGCCGGGCCCTGCTGTCCGAATCGCTCCGCGTCGCCACGGCGGCGCGTGGCGGCGTGCCGGGGGGGGACGATCCCGATGCCGCGGCACGTCTGGCCGACGCGCTGGCGGATCTGGAGCGGCGGGCGCGTAGCTGGGAACTGGTCGTGACGCTGACTCGCCGCAGCGCGCTGCTCGCGGGACTCCAGGAAGTGGCGGAGGCCGCCGCCGCGGCGCTCCTCGGGCACGGCGAGGCGCCGCCCGCCGAGCCGACCGTCGCGCTCCTCGAGAGCCGCTGGGCGCGGCTGGACGAAGTCGAGGATCAGCTTGGCGCGCTCGCCGAGGCGGCCGGCACCGCGGCGCGCAACATCCGGGCCGAG from Candidatus Tanganyikabacteria bacterium includes these protein-coding regions:
- a CDS encoding GNAT family N-acetyltransferase, whose protein sequence is MSADPATVPVAVRRHHESDRPHLLRFLEMAMLETYPDLRALPRSELRERVEAEFAHYFALPDKEIWVAEAQGGQVAGCLWAMASYHPVTGRRDLFIVNVAVAPEFRGLGLARRLFGLAVDAASAAHIPYVRLFVNPANQAAYRLYEELGFAAQTHEMRLEVPGPASDPRK